Proteins encoded in a region of the Pseudomonas viciae genome:
- a CDS encoding putative bifunctional diguanylate cyclase/phosphodiesterase, producing the protein MDKKYRRAVDAAAIFSETDLSGRITYVNDQFCKLFGYRREELLGADHRLLNSGQHPGEFFSAMWRTIALGQVWKGEICNRAKDGTLHWVDTTLVPVIDDATGQIERYLAIRFDVSEKRQLLHSLQWRVGHDVLTGLPNRTYLSELLDQALEFSRLENFPLAVCMLDLDGFKAVNDGHGHASGDQLLVEVARRLRTIVRGEDVVARLAGDEFVLVLRHVRGMEELHAALNRVLIAVSMPYGINGKGIKVFASIGVTLFPWDNENAETLLRHADQAMYVAKQSGRNRFHLFDVSRDKEVRATYQTVERVRQALAGNELRLHFQPKVNMRNGTVVGLEALLRWKHPQRGLVPPREFLPLVEETDLIVEIGEWVMEQVLTQLQQWQQAGQGWPVSINISARHFQREDFVERLQQVLERHPAVSPRMLDLQIVESVAVENLAHVSACLQSCQALGVGFSLGGFGTGYCSLNDLKHLRTQTIKIDKAFVRDILEDRDDLALTEAVIGLARAFGREVVAEGLDSLEHGLLLLRLGCEVAQGYFIARPMPAEQVPGWVTDFIPPLQWRQRPGVQGEPASACDVSLRPV; encoded by the coding sequence ATGGATAAGAAGTACCGCAGAGCCGTTGATGCCGCCGCGATTTTTTCCGAAACAGATCTGAGTGGGCGCATCACTTACGTCAACGATCAGTTTTGTAAACTGTTCGGGTACCGGCGTGAGGAACTGCTGGGGGCCGATCATCGCCTGCTCAATTCCGGCCAGCATCCCGGCGAGTTCTTCAGCGCCATGTGGCGCACCATTGCCTTGGGGCAGGTCTGGAAAGGGGAAATCTGTAACCGGGCCAAGGACGGCACGTTGCACTGGGTCGATACGACTTTGGTGCCGGTGATCGACGATGCGACCGGGCAAATCGAACGCTACCTGGCGATTCGCTTTGACGTCAGCGAAAAGCGCCAGCTGTTGCATTCGCTGCAGTGGCGGGTCGGGCACGATGTGCTGACCGGATTGCCCAATCGCACCTATCTGTCCGAGTTGCTGGACCAGGCCCTGGAGTTTTCCCGGCTGGAAAACTTTCCCTTGGCCGTGTGCATGCTCGACCTGGACGGCTTCAAGGCCGTCAACGATGGTCATGGCCACGCCAGTGGCGATCAATTGCTGGTGGAGGTCGCCAGGCGGCTGCGCACCATTGTGCGTGGAGAGGACGTGGTGGCGCGGCTGGCCGGGGACGAATTCGTGCTGGTGTTACGCCATGTGCGGGGGATGGAGGAATTGCACGCGGCGTTAAACCGAGTGTTGATTGCCGTGTCCATGCCGTATGGCATCAACGGTAAAGGCATCAAGGTTTTCGCCAGCATTGGCGTCACGTTGTTCCCGTGGGACAACGAAAACGCCGAGACCTTGTTGCGCCACGCCGATCAGGCGATGTATGTGGCCAAACAAAGCGGCCGTAATCGTTTTCATCTGTTCGATGTGTCCCGGGACAAGGAGGTCCGGGCCACTTACCAGACTGTCGAGCGGGTCCGGCAGGCGCTGGCGGGTAACGAATTGCGGTTGCACTTCCAGCCCAAGGTCAATATGCGCAATGGCACAGTGGTTGGTCTTGAGGCGTTGTTGCGCTGGAAGCATCCGCAACGTGGCCTGGTGCCGCCTCGGGAGTTCCTGCCGCTGGTGGAGGAGACTGACCTGATCGTCGAGATTGGCGAGTGGGTCATGGAGCAGGTGCTGACCCAGTTGCAGCAATGGCAGCAGGCGGGGCAGGGCTGGCCGGTGAGCATCAATATCTCGGCGCGTCATTTTCAGCGAGAGGACTTCGTCGAGCGGCTGCAGCAGGTGTTGGAGCGGCACCCGGCGGTGTCGCCGCGCATGCTGGATCTGCAGATCGTTGAGTCCGTCGCCGTGGAAAACCTTGCGCACGTCAGCGCGTGCCTCCAGTCATGCCAGGCGTTGGGTGTAGGCTTTTCACTGGGTGGCTTTGGCACTGGCTACTGCTCGCTCAACGACCTCAAGCACCTGCGCACGCAAACCATCAAGATCGACAAGGCCTTTGTCCGCGATATTCTCGAAGACCGCGATGACCTGGCGCTGACCGAAGCGGTGATCGGCCTGGCCCGGGCGTTTGGCCGCGAGGTGGTCGCGGAGGGGTTGGACAGCCTCGAACATGGGCTACTGTTGCTGCGCCTGGGCTGCGAGGTGGCTCAAGGCTATTTCATTGCCCGGCCCATGCCGGCCGAGCAAGTCCCTGGTTGGGTGACGGATTTTATCCCGCCGTTGCAATGGCGGCAGCGGCCGGGCGTTCAAGGCGAACCGGCTTCGGCCTGCGACGTGTCCCTGCGGCCAGTGTAG
- a CDS encoding substrate-binding periplasmic protein: MRSAMGALLMLGTGCLADEVPLRFAITDGWAMPMVQIERGRPTQGILPDIMTSLATQVGMPAEFHVLSRARMDGAMKQGEIDVRCYVSPDWVSEGGNYLWSVPLFFQRDVLVGTANAPAAVTLATLAHQSIGTVLSYTYPTLQPFFDGGQLHRDDARSQEQVLAKLLAGRYRYAVTNQWALDWFNQRHNADRQLHEVALLQEQQLSCYVRDDPKIPAQRILRTLLKMKTSGEIDAIIRLYTGRRDTSQAEAGSP; encoded by the coding sequence ATGCGCTCAGCCATGGGGGCTTTGCTGATGTTAGGGACCGGTTGTTTGGCTGACGAAGTACCACTGCGCTTTGCCATTACCGACGGCTGGGCCATGCCCATGGTACAGATCGAACGAGGTCGCCCGACCCAGGGCATCCTTCCCGACATCATGACCAGCCTGGCGACCCAAGTGGGTATGCCGGCGGAATTTCACGTCCTCTCCCGCGCCCGGATGGACGGAGCCATGAAGCAGGGTGAAATCGACGTACGGTGTTATGTCAGCCCCGACTGGGTGAGTGAGGGCGGCAATTATTTGTGGAGTGTCCCACTGTTTTTCCAGCGTGACGTGCTCGTCGGCACGGCGAACGCCCCCGCAGCGGTGACGCTGGCGACGCTGGCGCACCAGTCCATAGGCACCGTGCTGAGCTATACCTACCCGACCTTGCAACCCTTTTTCGATGGCGGCCAACTGCACCGTGACGATGCCCGTAGCCAGGAACAAGTACTGGCGAAACTGCTGGCCGGCCGCTATCGCTACGCGGTCACTAATCAATGGGCACTGGACTGGTTCAATCAACGGCATAACGCTGATCGGCAGCTACATGAGGTGGCATTGCTCCAGGAACAGCAGTTGAGCTGTTACGTGCGCGACGATCCGAAAATCCCGGCACAACGCATTTTGCGCACCTTGCTGAAAATGAAAACGTCGGGAGAGATCGACGCAATCATCCGGCTCTACACTGGCCGCAGGGACACGTCGCAGGCCGAAGCCGGTTCGCCTTGA
- the dnaX gene encoding DNA polymerase III subunit gamma/tau, producing the protein MSYQVLARKWRPRSFREMVGQTHVLKALINALDSQRLHHAYLFTGTRGVGKTTIARIIAKCLNCETGITSTPCGECSVCREIDEGRFVDLIEIDAASRTKVEDTRELLDNVQYAPSRGRFKVYLIDEVHMLSSHSFNALLKTLEEPPPYVKFILATTDPQKLPATILSRCLQFSLKNMTPERVVEHLTHVLGVENVPFEDDALWLLGRAADGSMRDAMSLTDQAIAFGEGKVMAADVRAMLGTLDHGQVYDVLHALIEGDAKALLEAVRHLAEQGPDWNGVLSEILNVLHRVAIAQALPEGVDNGHGDRDRVLALAQALPAEDVQFYYQMGLIGRRDLPLAPDPRGGFEMVLLRMLAFRPADTADAPRQPLKPVGISQATADSAKPVAAAPVVAPAVASAPAAVVPMAEPAPVPVIAPIEPEPEPVVEALPEPVAEAVIDLPWNDPVEPQIVQQPAVEPVLETTAEQPELPPMPLPTPDSVVPDAPEWVAAPVPEPTVADVDDATPGMDLDDEPPLDEDYIEPDMDSAYSYLDELASEHAAEPAPEPEPEPAAMPATGLALQWLELFPKLPITGMTGSIAANCTLIAVEGDHWLLHLDPAHSALFNATQQRRLNDALNQYHQRTLTLNIELIKPEQETPAQAASRRRADRQREAEESIHSDPFIQQMMQQFGAVVRHDTIEPVEAPVTQGS; encoded by the coding sequence ATGAGTTATCAGGTTCTTGCACGTAAGTGGCGTCCGCGCTCGTTCCGCGAAATGGTCGGCCAGACCCATGTGCTCAAGGCCCTGATCAATGCCTTGGACAGCCAGCGGCTGCACCATGCCTATCTGTTCACCGGTACCCGTGGCGTGGGCAAGACCACCATCGCGCGGATCATCGCCAAGTGCCTGAACTGCGAAACCGGCATTACCTCTACGCCTTGCGGCGAGTGTTCGGTGTGCCGGGAAATCGACGAAGGTCGTTTCGTCGACCTGATCGAGATTGACGCCGCCAGCCGCACCAAGGTCGAAGATACTCGCGAGTTGCTCGACAACGTGCAGTACGCGCCGAGCCGTGGGCGCTTCAAGGTCTATCTGATCGACGAAGTGCACATGCTCTCCAGCCATTCGTTCAATGCGCTGCTCAAGACCCTCGAGGAGCCGCCGCCCTACGTCAAGTTCATACTGGCGACCACCGACCCGCAGAAACTTCCTGCGACGATTTTGTCGCGGTGCCTGCAGTTCTCCCTGAAGAACATGACGCCGGAGCGGGTCGTCGAGCACCTGACCCACGTGCTGGGCGTCGAGAACGTTCCGTTCGAGGACGATGCGCTGTGGCTGCTGGGCCGCGCTGCCGATGGGTCGATGCGTGACGCCATGAGCCTGACCGACCAGGCCATTGCCTTCGGTGAAGGCAAGGTCATGGCCGCCGATGTGCGGGCGATGCTCGGCACCCTCGATCACGGCCAGGTCTATGACGTGTTGCATGCGTTGATCGAGGGTGACGCGAAGGCGTTGCTCGAAGCGGTGCGTCACCTGGCCGAGCAGGGCCCGGACTGGAATGGCGTGCTTTCGGAGATCCTCAATGTGCTGCACCGGGTCGCCATTGCCCAGGCCTTGCCTGAGGGTGTCGACAACGGTCATGGCGACCGTGATCGCGTACTGGCCCTGGCCCAGGCGCTGCCGGCCGAAGACGTGCAGTTCTATTACCAGATGGGCCTGATCGGCCGTCGTGACTTGCCCCTGGCGCCGGATCCGCGAGGCGGCTTCGAAATGGTCTTGTTGCGAATGCTGGCGTTCCGACCGGCCGACACGGCGGACGCCCCGAGGCAACCGCTAAAGCCAGTGGGGATCAGCCAGGCCACAGCTGATTCCGCCAAGCCAGTGGCTGCCGCGCCTGTCGTTGCGCCGGCAGTGGCTTCTGCTCCGGCGGCAGTGGTACCTATGGCCGAACCGGCTCCGGTGCCTGTCATTGCGCCAATTGAACCCGAGCCTGAACCGGTCGTCGAGGCATTGCCTGAGCCGGTCGCCGAAGCGGTCATCGACTTGCCCTGGAATGATCCGGTCGAGCCGCAGATCGTCCAGCAGCCCGCAGTGGAACCCGTGCTGGAAACCACCGCCGAGCAGCCCGAACTGCCACCGATGCCCCTGCCGACGCCCGACAGCGTGGTGCCGGATGCGCCCGAGTGGGTCGCCGCCCCGGTGCCTGAGCCGACAGTGGCCGACGTCGATGACGCCACACCGGGTATGGACCTGGATGACGAGCCGCCGCTGGATGAGGATTACATAGAGCCGGACATGGATTCGGCCTACAGCTATCTGGACGAGCTGGCCAGCGAACACGCTGCTGAACCAGCACCGGAACCCGAGCCGGAGCCGGCGGCGATGCCTGCCACCGGGCTGGCCTTGCAATGGCTGGAGCTGTTCCCGAAACTGCCGATTACCGGCATGACCGGCAGCATCGCGGCCAACTGCACGTTGATCGCCGTGGAAGGCGATCACTGGCTGCTGCATCTGGACCCGGCCCACAGCGCCTTGTTCAATGCCACCCAGCAGCGTCGCCTCAACGATGCGCTGAACCAGTACCACCAGCGCACCCTGACGCTGAACATCGAACTGATCAAGCCTGAGCAGGAAACCCCGGCCCAGGCCGCGTCCCGCCGCCGTGCCGACCGTCAGCGCGAAGCCGAGGAGTCGATCCACAGTGATCCGTTCATCCAGCAGATGATGCAACAGTTCGGCGCCGTGGTTCGTCACGATACTATCGAACCTGTCGAGGCCCCGGTTACTCAGGGCTCATAA
- a CDS encoding YbaB/EbfC family nucleoid-associated protein: MMKGGMAGLMKQAQQMQEKMAKMQEELANAEVTGKSGGDMVTVVMTGRHDIKRVSIDPSVVEGLSEDDKEMLEALFAAAVNDAVRKIEANSQDKMSGMTAGMQLPPGMKLPF; this comes from the coding sequence ATGATGAAAGGTGGCATGGCCGGCCTGATGAAGCAGGCGCAGCAGATGCAGGAAAAAATGGCCAAGATGCAGGAAGAACTGGCCAACGCCGAAGTCACCGGCAAGTCCGGCGGCGATATGGTGACGGTGGTCATGACCGGCCGCCACGACATCAAGCGCGTCAGCATCGACCCAAGCGTGGTCGAAGGCCTGAGCGAAGACGACAAGGAAATGCTTGAAGCCCTGTTCGCCGCCGCCGTCAACGACGCAGTGCGCAAGATCGAAGCCAACAGCCAGGACAAGATGTCCGGCATGACTGCCGGCATGCAACTGCCGCCGGGCATGAAATTGCCGTTCTGA
- a CDS encoding NADP-dependent oxidoreductase: protein MSQASTSNQRIVLASRPKGAPTADNFRIEQVTLPDLVDGQILLKTLFLSLDPYMRGRMSDAPSYAAPVEIGEVMTGGAVSRVERSMHPKFHEGDLVVGATGWQSHGISDGRNVTPIPSGLPSPSMALGVLGMPGMTAYMGLMDIGQPKEGETLVVAAASGAVGSVVGQVAKIKGLRVVGVAGGSAKCKYVVDELGFDACIDHKSEHFAEELAQACDKGIDIYYENVGGKVFDAVVPLLNAKARIPLCGLIASYNEHEAPSGPDRLPQLQRTLLTKRVRIQGFIVFDDYGDRQPEFISAMAPWVRDGKVKFREDVVDGLENAPQAFIGLLEGRNFGKLVVRVARD, encoded by the coding sequence ATGTCACAAGCATCGACATCCAACCAGCGCATCGTCCTAGCCTCCCGCCCCAAAGGCGCGCCCACCGCGGACAACTTCCGTATCGAGCAGGTAACGCTGCCGGACCTGGTGGACGGGCAGATCCTGCTCAAGACCCTGTTCCTGTCCCTGGACCCCTACATGCGGGGACGGATGAGCGACGCACCTTCCTACGCCGCCCCGGTGGAAATCGGTGAGGTAATGACCGGAGGCGCTGTCAGCCGCGTGGAGCGTTCGATGCACCCGAAATTCCACGAAGGCGACCTGGTGGTGGGCGCCACAGGTTGGCAGAGCCACGGCATCAGCGATGGGCGCAATGTCACTCCGATCCCCTCCGGGCTACCCAGTCCGTCGATGGCCTTGGGTGTGCTGGGCATGCCGGGCATGACCGCGTACATGGGGCTGATGGACATTGGCCAGCCCAAGGAGGGGGAAACCCTGGTGGTCGCGGCGGCGTCGGGAGCCGTGGGCTCGGTGGTCGGCCAGGTGGCGAAGATCAAGGGGCTGCGGGTGGTCGGCGTGGCTGGCGGCAGCGCGAAATGTAAATACGTGGTCGACGAGTTGGGGTTCGATGCCTGCATCGATCACAAGAGCGAACACTTTGCCGAGGAGCTGGCCCAAGCCTGCGACAAAGGCATCGACATCTATTACGAAAACGTTGGCGGCAAGGTGTTCGACGCAGTGGTGCCGCTGCTCAACGCCAAGGCCCGTATTCCGCTCTGTGGCCTGATCGCGTCCTACAATGAGCACGAAGCACCGAGCGGCCCGGATCGCTTGCCGCAATTGCAGCGCACCTTGTTGACTAAACGCGTGCGGATCCAGGGTTTTATCGTGTTCGACGACTACGGCGACCGTCAGCCGGAGTTCATCAGCGCCATGGCGCCCTGGGTGCGTGATGGCAAGGTCAAGTTCCGCGAAGACGTAGTCGATGGCCTTGAGAATGCACCGCAGGCCTTTATCGGGCTGCTGGAGGGGCGCAACTTCGGCAAGTTGGTGGTCCGGGTGGCGCGGGATTGA
- the recR gene encoding recombination mediator RecR — translation MSFSPLIRQLIDALRTLPGVGQKTAQRMALQLLERDRSGGSRLAQALSQAMEGVGHCRLCRTLTEDDLCPQCADPRRDDSLLCVVEGPMDVYAVEQTGFRGRYFVLKGHLSPLDGLGPEAIGIPQLIARIEEAGTFTEVILATNPTVEGEATAHYIAQLLNNKGLIASRIAHGVPLGGELELVDGGTLAHSFAGRKPIAL, via the coding sequence ATGAGCTTCAGCCCTTTGATTCGCCAACTGATCGATGCCCTGCGAACTTTGCCAGGTGTGGGTCAGAAAACTGCCCAGCGCATGGCGTTGCAATTGCTCGAGCGTGATCGCAGCGGCGGTTCGCGCCTGGCCCAGGCCTTGAGCCAGGCCATGGAGGGCGTAGGGCATTGCCGTTTATGCCGCACGCTCACTGAAGACGACCTTTGCCCGCAATGCGCGGACCCGCGTCGGGACGACAGCCTGCTGTGCGTCGTGGAAGGGCCGATGGATGTCTATGCGGTCGAGCAGACGGGTTTTCGCGGACGCTATTTCGTGCTCAAGGGCCATTTGTCACCGCTCGACGGCTTGGGGCCGGAAGCCATTGGCATTCCACAGTTGATTGCGCGGATCGAAGAGGCGGGCACGTTCACCGAAGTCATCCTCGCCACCAATCCGACGGTCGAAGGCGAAGCCACCGCCCACTACATCGCCCAATTGCTGAACAACAAAGGCCTGATCGCCTCCCGCATCGCCCATGGCGTGCCACTGGGTGGTGAACTGGAGTTGGTGGACGGTGGGACGCTGGCGCATTCGTTTGCCGGGCGCAAGCCGATCGCGTTGTAA
- a CDS encoding adenine phosphoribosyltransferase — MVFDSFDIKSLIRPVIDFPKPGVIFRDITPLFQSPTALRLVMDSFAHRYVEAEFTHIGAMDARGFLIGSILAYQLNKPLVLFRKQGKLPADVLAEGYQTEYGEAFLEVHADSLCEGDSVVMFDDLIATGGTLIAAANLIRRMGAKVHEAAAIIDLPELLGSQRLEDMGIPTFCLTQFSLSER; from the coding sequence ATGGTTTTCGACTCCTTCGACATCAAATCCCTGATCCGCCCCGTGATCGACTTCCCCAAGCCGGGCGTGATCTTTCGCGACATTACCCCGCTGTTCCAGTCCCCCACCGCCCTGCGGCTGGTGATGGACAGTTTCGCCCACCGTTATGTCGAGGCCGAGTTCACTCACATCGGCGCGATGGATGCACGGGGCTTCTTGATCGGCTCAATCCTGGCTTATCAGTTGAACAAGCCCCTTGTGCTGTTCCGCAAGCAAGGCAAGCTGCCGGCGGATGTGCTGGCCGAGGGTTACCAGACCGAATACGGCGAGGCCTTCCTGGAAGTCCACGCCGACAGCCTGTGCGAGGGTGATTCGGTGGTGATGTTCGATGACCTGATCGCCACCGGCGGCACGCTGATCGCCGCCGCCAACCTGATCCGCCGCATGGGCGCCAAGGTCCACGAAGCGGCGGCGATTATTGATTTGCCGGAATTGCTCGGTTCCCAGCGGTTGGAAGATATGGGGATTCCGACGTTCTGCCTGACGCAGTTTTCCCTGAGCGAAAGGTAA
- the fnr gene encoding fumarate/nitrate reduction transcriptional regulator Fnr, with protein MSEPVKLRAHNQAHCKDCSLAPLCLPLSLNLEDMDALDDIVKRGRPLKKGEFLFRQGDTFDSVYAVRSGALKTFNLSDGGEEQLTGFHLPSELVGLSGMDTETHPVSAQALETTSVCEIPFDRLDELALQLPQLRRQLMRVMSREIRDDQQMMLLLSKKTADERIATFLVNLSARFRARGFSANQFRLSMSRNEIGNYLGLAVETVSRVFTRFQQNELIAAEGKEIHILDPIQLCALAGGSLEG; from the coding sequence ATGTCCGAGCCAGTCAAGCTGCGCGCCCACAACCAGGCCCATTGCAAGGATTGCAGCCTGGCCCCTCTCTGCCTGCCACTTTCATTGAATCTGGAGGACATGGACGCGCTGGACGATATCGTTAAACGGGGTCGCCCGTTGAAAAAAGGTGAATTCCTGTTTCGTCAGGGCGACACCTTCGATTCCGTCTATGCGGTGCGCTCGGGCGCCTTGAAAACCTTCAACCTGAGTGACGGTGGCGAAGAACAACTCACCGGTTTCCACCTGCCCAGCGAACTGGTGGGCCTGTCGGGCATGGACACCGAGACCCATCCGGTCTCGGCCCAGGCGCTGGAAACCACCTCGGTGTGCGAAATTCCTTTCGACCGTCTCGACGAACTGGCCCTGCAACTGCCGCAACTGCGCCGTCAGCTGATGCGAGTGATGAGCCGGGAGATCCGCGACGATCAGCAAATGATGCTGCTGCTCTCGAAAAAAACCGCCGACGAGCGCATTGCGACCTTCCTGGTCAACCTCTCGGCCCGCTTCCGCGCCCGCGGGTTCTCGGCCAACCAGTTCCGCCTGAGCATGTCGCGTAACGAAATCGGCAACTACCTGGGCCTGGCGGTGGAAACCGTGTCCCGGGTATTCACCCGCTTCCAGCAGAACGAGTTGATCGCCGCCGAAGGCAAGGAAATTCATATTCTCGACCCGATCCAGCTCTGCGCCCTGGCCGGCGGCTCGCTCGAAGGCTGA
- the hemN gene encoding oxygen-independent coproporphyrinogen III oxidase → MLDAIRWDTDLIRRYDLAGPRYTSYPTAAQFGSQVGAFDLLHALRDSRKALRPLSLYVHVPFCANICYYCACNKVITKDRGRAHVYLQRLEQEIQLIGCHLDSAQRVEQLHLGGGTPTFLNHDELRQLMAKLRKHLNLLDDDSGDYSIEIDPREADWSTMGLLRELGFNRVSIGLQDLDPAVQRAVNRLQSLDETRAVIEAARTLQFRSINIDLIYGLPKQTPENFARTIEEVINLQPDRLSVFNYAHLPERFMPQRRINSQDLPNPMQKLAMLQGTIEQLTAAGYRYIGMDHFALPDDELAIAQEEATLQRNFQGYTTHGHCDLIGLGVSAISQVGDLYCQNSSDLNHYQNTLADGQLATSRGLICNADDRLRRAVIQQLICHFNLAFADIEQTFNIDFRGYFAPLWPQLQAMAKDGLIELDNMHIKVLPAGRLLVRSVCMVFDAYLEQHNLQRFSRVI, encoded by the coding sequence ATGCTCGACGCCATTCGTTGGGACACAGACCTGATCCGCCGTTATGACCTGGCGGGTCCACGCTACACCTCGTATCCGACCGCGGCGCAATTTGGTAGCCAGGTGGGTGCCTTCGACCTGCTTCATGCCCTGCGCGACAGCCGCAAGGCCCTGCGGCCATTGTCGCTGTATGTGCATGTGCCGTTCTGCGCGAACATTTGCTACTACTGCGCCTGCAACAAGGTCATCACCAAGGACCGCGGCCGCGCTCACGTCTACCTGCAACGCCTGGAACAGGAAATCCAGCTGATTGGCTGCCACCTGGACTCCGCCCAGCGCGTGGAACAATTGCATCTGGGCGGTGGTACCCCGACCTTCCTCAACCACGACGAACTGCGCCAACTGATGGCCAAGTTGCGCAAGCACTTGAACCTGCTGGACGACGACTCCGGCGACTACAGCATCGAAATCGACCCTCGCGAAGCCGACTGGTCGACAATGGGCCTACTGCGAGAGCTGGGGTTCAACCGGGTCAGCATCGGCCTGCAGGACCTTGACCCGGCCGTGCAACGTGCCGTCAATCGCCTACAAAGCCTGGACGAAACCCGCGCCGTGATCGAAGCTGCCCGGACCTTGCAGTTCCGCTCGATCAACATCGACCTGATCTACGGCCTGCCCAAGCAAACGCCGGAAAACTTCGCCCGTACCATCGAGGAAGTCATCAACCTGCAGCCGGATCGGCTCTCGGTGTTCAACTACGCCCACCTGCCGGAGCGCTTCATGCCCCAGCGGCGCATCAACAGCCAGGACCTGCCGAACCCGATGCAAAAACTGGCCATGCTGCAAGGCACCATCGAACAACTGACCGCCGCCGGTTACCGTTACATCGGCATGGACCACTTTGCCCTGCCCGACGACGAACTGGCGATCGCCCAGGAAGAAGCGACCCTGCAGCGCAACTTCCAGGGCTACACTACCCATGGCCATTGCGACCTGATCGGCCTCGGCGTGTCAGCCATCAGCCAGGTCGGTGATCTGTACTGCCAGAACAGCAGCGACCTGAACCATTACCAGAACACCCTCGCCGACGGGCAACTGGCGACCAGTCGCGGGCTGATCTGCAACGCCGACGACCGCCTGCGGCGCGCAGTGATCCAGCAGTTGATCTGTCATTTCAATCTGGCCTTCGCCGACATCGAGCAAACTTTCAATATCGATTTTCGTGGCTATTTCGCGCCGTTATGGCCGCAATTGCAGGCCATGGCCAAGGACGGTCTGATCGAGCTCGACAACATGCACATCAAAGTCCTGCCCGCCGGGCGCCTGCTGGTGCGATCAGTGTGCATGGTGTTCGATGCGTATTTGGAGCAACACAACCTGCAACGCTTCTCCAGGGTCATCTGA
- a CDS encoding sulfite exporter TauE/SafE family protein, with product MLDLAPLLVSAVILGLLGGGHCLGMCGGLMGALTLAIPKEQRSRRFRLLLAYNLGRILSYATAGLLIGLAGWAVANSPAAMIMRVLAGLLLIAMGLYLAGWWSGLTRIESIGRGLWRHIQPVANRLLPVSSLPRALLLGALWGWLPCGLVYSTLLWSASQGNALDSALLMLAFGLGTWPVLLATGLAAERVTALLRKRSVRMAGGLLVIVFGVWTLPGPHQDWLMGH from the coding sequence ATGCTTGATCTGGCGCCATTACTCGTCTCGGCGGTCATCCTTGGCCTGCTCGGTGGCGGGCATTGCCTGGGCATGTGCGGCGGCCTGATGGGCGCCCTGACCCTGGCGATTCCCAAGGAACAGCGCAGTCGGCGGTTCCGGCTGCTGCTGGCGTACAACCTGGGGCGGATCCTGAGCTACGCCACCGCCGGCTTGTTGATCGGCCTGGCCGGCTGGGCCGTGGCCAATAGCCCGGCGGCGATGATCATGCGGGTACTGGCCGGTTTGCTGTTGATCGCCATGGGCCTGTACCTGGCGGGTTGGTGGAGCGGCCTGACCCGCATCGAAAGCATTGGCCGTGGCTTGTGGCGGCATATCCAGCCCGTCGCCAACCGTTTGCTACCAGTGTCGAGCCTGCCCCGGGCCTTGCTGCTCGGCGCGCTATGGGGCTGGCTACCATGTGGACTGGTCTACAGCACCCTGTTGTGGTCCGCCAGCCAGGGCAATGCACTGGACAGTGCGTTACTGATGCTCGCCTTCGGCCTCGGCACCTGGCCGGTGCTGCTCGCCACCGGCCTGGCCGCCGAACGCGTCACCGCCCTGCTGCGCAAACGCAGTGTGCGCATGGCTGGTGGGTTGCTGGTGATAGTCTTTGGTGTCTGGACATTGCCGGGGCCGCATCAGGATTGGCTGATGGGGCATTGA
- the ccoS gene encoding cbb3-type cytochrome oxidase assembly protein CcoS yields the protein MPALYVMIPAALLIVAIAVYIFFWAVDSGQYDDLDGPAHSILFDDQDPNHKAAVDEASGEAREPDDKAPPHA from the coding sequence ATGCCAGCTCTCTACGTGATGATCCCGGCCGCACTGCTGATCGTGGCCATCGCCGTGTACATTTTCTTCTGGGCCGTGGACAGCGGCCAGTACGACGACCTTGACGGCCCGGCCCACAGCATCCTGTTCGACGATCAGGACCCGAACCACAAGGCGGCCGTGGATGAAGCCAGTGGCGAGGCCCGTGAACCGGACGACAAGGCCCCGCCCCATGCTTGA